GGCATCATCTGCAGACACTGTGTGCATGTGGAAGGCTGCTGGATTCCACCACATCTGTGTGGGTTCTTCCTCCAGCCccccaaaaaagagcccatggAAAGCCAATCTGTGTACTTCTATTTTTAGAAACTAGATGATGGCCATTTAAACAACTCTTTGAGCTCTCCAGTTCAAGCGGACGTGTACTTCCCACGACTGGTAAATGATTTTGCTCTGTGCTCTGTGTCTCTGCCTGTACCTTCCTCCtttctcattgctttttaaaattttattcgtTTATTGCATTTTCCAATGGGTCAGGCCTTCAGGATCTGAGGTCTTGGCTCTTCCCTAATAGGctgtaaaattcatttttcttctcccacCCTTTTCAGATAGTTCCATTTTGTGGGCACATTAAAGGTGGCATGAGACCAGGCAAGAAGGTGTTAGTGATGGGCATCGTAGACCTCAACCCAGAGAGGTAAGGCAGAGTCTTTGTCAGGACAGAACTATCAGGCTGTGGCTGAGCCCTGCCCACTCCTGTTGTGGTTTAGCACTCCTACTCTTCCTCTCCTGTGGACAGTGTTGCTAGTTGCCAGTGCCAAGAAAGTACCATGTTCccatgaaaagaatgtgtatgaATCCCAGCCATCATTTCTCCAGACAGCTATTTATATCAGAGATTATAAATATAGGCCCACATTTTCTCTTTGACCCTTAGGGAGgccaaaggacttttttttttttttttttttttttttttttttttttatggttttgaaaCATGGTGCCAGGAGCAAGAACTATCAAGATGAATAAGAACCCAACTTAACATTATTTCCCCTGGTCAATTTCTGTGGCTGTTTTTGAGAATTCCGAAGTGGATTAAGACATAGATGTGTGGTCGCTTTAGGGTATTTGAAATCtctaattttagtcattttcGACTTCACCAAAGTTTTCACCAGAGCTTGCTTTAGGTAACAAAATAAACTGGTTTGACTTACTTCTCCATAATCTAACGTCTCTGGAAGAGTAGTGACCTCTTAAAAACGGACAAacccagaggaggaagaggaaatataAGCACTTGGgtcattttgaaatgtttttatatcCAACCCTAAATCAGTGGGAtgattttcttttcagctttGCAATCAGCTTGACCTGTGGGGACTCGGAAGACCCTCCTGCCGATGTGGCAATCGAACTCAAAGCTGTGTTCACGGATCGGCAGCTACTCAGAAATTCTTGTATATCTGGGGAGAGGGGTGAAGAACAGTCAGCAATCCCTTACTTTCCATTCATTCCAGACCAGCCATTCAGGGTGAGTACCTCGA
This Nomascus leucogenys isolate Asia chromosome 14, Asia_NLE_v1, whole genome shotgun sequence DNA region includes the following protein-coding sequences:
- the LGALSL gene encoding galectin-related protein, which codes for MAGSVADSDAVVKLDDGHLNNSLSSPVQADVYFPRLIVPFCGHIKGGMRPGKKVLVMGIVDLNPESFAISLTCGDSEDPPADVAIELKAVFTDRQLLRNSCISGERGEEQSAIPYFPFIPDQPFRVEILCEHPRFRVFVDGHQLFDFYHRIQTLSAIDTIKINGDLQITKLG